The Streptococcus sp. S5 genome contains a region encoding:
- a CDS encoding TIGR01906 family membrane protein: protein MLKSLKSINLFFFILSAAILLTIALAWALYPMEIHWLGIQSRTGYSASAIMKNFNVLMNYLTNPFQWVLKMPQFPSSKNGLHHFEAVKYLFHLVTVVFVVTLPGFIQFMRTVVKKGYLTLYRSLFFWMMVLPVVLAVVAVMIGFDQFFTLFHQVLFAGDNTWLFDPRVDSIILALPEDYFMHAFLIFFVLYEGMCASFYLFSRRKK from the coding sequence ATGCTTAAAAGTCTGAAATCAATTAACCTATTTTTCTTTATCTTGTCAGCTGCAATCCTTCTTACCATTGCTCTCGCTTGGGCCCTCTATCCCATGGAAATTCATTGGTTGGGGATTCAAAGCCGGACTGGTTATTCGGCTTCTGCCATCATGAAGAATTTTAATGTCTTGATGAACTACTTGACCAATCCTTTTCAATGGGTGTTGAAGATGCCTCAATTCCCCTCTTCAAAAAATGGCTTGCACCATTTTGAGGCCGTCAAGTACCTATTTCACTTAGTGACGGTCGTTTTCGTGGTCACACTACCTGGTTTTATCCAGTTTATGCGGACAGTCGTCAAAAAAGGCTACCTGACCTTGTACCGTAGTCTCTTCTTTTGGATGATGGTTTTACCAGTAGTGCTTGCAGTGGTGGCTGTTATGATTGGCTTTGATCAATTTTTTACGCTCTTTCATCAGGTCTTATTTGCTGGGGACAATACTTGGCTCTTTGATCCGCGCGTGGATTCGATTATTCTTGCATTACCAGAAGACTACTTTATGCATGCCTTTTTGATTTTCTTTGTCTTATACGAAGGAATGTGTGCGAGTTTTTATCTATTTTCTAGGAGGAAGAAATGA
- a CDS encoding acyl-ACP thioesterase domain-containing protein, whose amino-acid sequence MAKTFEYSMKIPFDMSDVNGYIKIPQLILLSLQVSGMQSIELGMSDMYILENYNLVWIITDYNMKIERLPVFDEKITIETYAKSHNRLFCYRAFNIKDEAGNTIIEMVATFVLMDRDTRKVHPVMSEITDAFDSEFSKTMLRGPRFKELEGGVEQEYRVRFYDLDMNGHVNNSKYLDWVFEVMGADFLTHHVPKKVHLKYVKEVLAGGLITSQYEQEGLKTQHQIISDGQINAQAEIEWEKVEEKGWTYGK is encoded by the coding sequence ATGGCAAAAACATTTGAATACAGCATGAAAATTCCGTTTGATATGAGCGATGTCAATGGTTATATTAAGATTCCCCAATTGATCTTGCTGTCTTTACAGGTATCGGGCATGCAATCGATTGAGCTGGGTATGAGTGATATGTACATTTTAGAGAACTACAATCTAGTCTGGATTATCACGGATTACAATATGAAGATCGAGCGTCTCCCTGTTTTTGATGAGAAAATCACTATCGAAACCTATGCCAAGAGTCACAATCGACTTTTCTGCTACCGGGCCTTTAATATCAAGGATGAAGCAGGAAATACTATCATTGAGATGGTCGCGACCTTTGTCTTGATGGATCGGGATACACGCAAGGTTCATCCTGTTATGAGTGAAATCACGGATGCCTTTGACTCTGAATTTTCAAAAACCATGCTACGCGGTCCCCGTTTTAAGGAATTAGAGGGGGGCGTCGAACAAGAATACCGGGTTCGGTTTTACGACTTGGATATGAACGGACATGTCAACAATAGCAAGTACTTGGACTGGGTTTTTGAGGTGATGGGAGCAGACTTCTTGACCCATCATGTCCCTAAAAAAGTTCATCTGAAATATGTCAAAGAAGTGCTAGCAGGAGGTCTCATCACCTCTCAATATGAACAAGAGGGCTTGAAAACTCAGCACCAAATTATTTCAGATGGTCAGATCAATGCCCAAGCTGAAATTGAGTGGGAAAAAGTAGAAGAAAAGGGTTGGACTTATGGAAAGTAG
- the proC gene encoding pyrroline-5-carboxylate reductase: protein MKVAFIGLGNMGASLAKAVAKEVDAQDLLLVNRSPQKVQEFISQYGGTASDLEQVFQEAEVIFLGVKPYQICPLLGEYQGILAQRSNLLLVSMAAGLELEKMADVIQNEQVGLIRIMPNTPVAIGKGVISLARSQAVTDQQVAKVNQLLAGAGALYEIEEKLMDPATAVAGCGPAFVYQMIEAMADAGVGLGLTREQALQMAAQTFQGASQMVLETGEHPARLRDAVCSPGGSTIAGVNRLEQVGLRGDIIAGVEAAYKRTQEMAQEAAKE, encoded by the coding sequence ATGAAAGTTGCATTTATCGGTCTTGGAAACATGGGGGCTAGTTTAGCCAAAGCAGTCGCAAAAGAAGTAGACGCGCAAGACTTGCTCTTGGTCAATCGCTCTCCTCAAAAGGTGCAAGAGTTTATCAGTCAGTATGGGGGAACGGCGTCTGATCTTGAACAAGTCTTTCAAGAGGCTGAAGTAATCTTTTTAGGGGTCAAACCCTATCAGATTTGTCCTCTCCTAGGAGAGTATCAAGGCATCTTGGCCCAACGCTCTAATCTCTTACTGGTTTCCATGGCTGCAGGCCTGGAATTAGAAAAGATGGCTGACGTGATCCAGAACGAACAGGTGGGTCTCATCCGCATCATGCCCAATACGCCTGTGGCCATTGGTAAAGGTGTTATCAGTCTGGCCCGCTCCCAAGCAGTGACAGACCAGCAAGTAGCCAAAGTCAACCAGCTCTTAGCAGGAGCAGGGGCCCTCTACGAAATTGAAGAAAAATTGATGGATCCTGCAACGGCTGTCGCAGGCTGTGGGCCAGCCTTTGTCTATCAGATGATTGAAGCCATGGCAGATGCAGGAGTAGGATTAGGACTTACACGAGAGCAAGCCTTGCAGATGGCTGCACAGACCTTCCAAGGCGCTAGTCAAATGGTCCTAGAGACAGGTGAGCACCCAGCCCGCTTGCGAGATGCAGTTTGTAGCCCAGGTGGCTCTACCATCGCAGGTGTCAACCGCTTAGAACAAGTCGGCCTACGGGGCGACATCATTGCAGGAGTGGAAGCAGCCTACAAACGCACCCAAGAAATGGCACAAGAGGCAGCGAAGGAATAG
- a CDS encoding CPBP family intramembrane glutamic endopeptidase, which yields MNQYNRLLDPKKDIGRYSGTLAIYLLVMTLVTVLWEVLLGLTIAGSLRKDPSQVTEKLNALNVWAGIPYLISISIGLFLFNAYRKKALYKYDLKHKGRKMTLSVFFILLAFLGFSQVFSSVMTQVIERMFETIGLHSPTPDLGDTIERSWTMLLYAGFFGPITEEFFFRGAGLRGLERYGKIFAIVMTAILFGLFHANFDQLFFASIIGLGFGYIAFEYNIWWAIFYHIFNNFVISQGLHYVAYHVDEGLANWLQIGVLAIGSIVMIVVLATKWPAIKAYIQANKPQPGVFQRALASFWFWFFVLFTILMSIVPYVIPIFQMANLKG from the coding sequence ATGAACCAATACAACCGATTATTAGACCCTAAAAAAGATATAGGAAGGTATTCCGGGACACTTGCCATTTATCTCTTGGTAATGACCTTGGTAACCGTCCTGTGGGAAGTCCTCCTTGGATTGACCATAGCAGGCTCTCTCAGAAAAGATCCAAGTCAAGTAACGGAGAAACTCAATGCCCTGAATGTTTGGGCTGGTATTCCCTACCTTATCTCTATTTCCATTGGACTCTTTCTCTTTAATGCCTATCGCAAGAAGGCCCTTTATAAATATGATCTCAAGCACAAGGGACGTAAGATGACTCTTTCAGTCTTCTTTATTCTTCTCGCCTTTCTTGGCTTTTCTCAAGTCTTTTCATCTGTGATGACACAAGTGATTGAGCGCATGTTTGAGACCATTGGCCTTCATTCTCCAACACCTGATCTAGGTGATACGATTGAGCGATCTTGGACTATGCTCTTGTATGCTGGCTTTTTTGGTCCAATCACAGAGGAATTCTTCTTCCGTGGAGCAGGCTTGCGAGGCTTGGAACGGTATGGCAAGATCTTCGCCATTGTCATGACGGCTATCTTGTTTGGACTCTTTCATGCCAATTTTGACCAGCTCTTTTTCGCAAGTATCATTGGTCTAGGTTTCGGCTACATTGCCTTTGAATACAATATCTGGTGGGCTATTTTCTATCACATTTTCAATAATTTTGTGATTTCCCAAGGCTTGCATTATGTGGCCTATCATGTGGACGAGGGACTAGCGAATTGGCTCCAAATTGGTGTTTTAGCTATTGGTTCCATTGTCATGATAGTGGTTCTTGCGACTAAATGGCCAGCTATCAAAGCTTATATTCAAGCCAATAAACCTCAACCGGGAGTTTTCCAGCGTGCCCTCGCTTCCTTCTGGTTCTGGTTCTTCGTGCTATTCACTATCCTGATGTCTATTGTTCCTTATGTGATTCCGATCTTCCAAATGGCAAATCTCAAAGGATAA
- a CDS encoding glutamate-5-semialdehyde dehydrogenase: protein MGTTQEQLSLARSAKKSINTASTALKNQALEAMASQLLKATEAILAANQIDMEVARGKISEVMLDRLFLDQERIAGMAQGIRALIDLPDPIGEVLDTEVLENGLEIQKVRVAMGVIGIIYESRPNVTSDAAALAIKSGNAVVLRTGKDAFHSAQAIVTALKAGLEEAGLNPDLLQLIQDTSRASSLAMMKAKGYLDLLIPRGGAGLIQAVVENAIVPVIETGTGIVHVYVDKEADFQKALAIIENAKTSRPSVCNAMEVLLVDRAIASDFLPLVKERLVDARERSVELRLDEQAQAIISGTAAQEQDFDTEFLDYILAVKVVDGVEQAVDHIEAHSTHHSDAIVTENPETAAYFTQQVDSAAVYVNASTRFTDGGQFGLGCEMGISTQKLHGRGPMGLREMTSYKYIVSGNGQVR from the coding sequence ATGGGAACAACACAAGAACAATTAAGCTTAGCGAGATCAGCTAAGAAAAGCATCAATACAGCCAGTACAGCTCTTAAAAATCAGGCCTTGGAGGCCATGGCTAGCCAGCTTTTGAAAGCGACGGAAGCCATTTTAGCAGCCAATCAAATCGATATGGAAGTGGCACGTGGGAAAATCTCTGAAGTCATGCTGGATCGCCTATTTCTTGATCAAGAGCGGATTGCCGGGATGGCACAAGGAATTCGTGCTTTAATAGACCTGCCAGATCCGATTGGGGAAGTGTTGGATACTGAAGTCTTGGAAAATGGCCTTGAAATCCAGAAAGTTCGAGTCGCCATGGGTGTTATTGGCATCATTTATGAAAGCCGACCAAATGTAACGTCGGACGCTGCAGCGCTTGCCATCAAGAGTGGAAATGCAGTGGTCCTTCGTACTGGAAAGGATGCCTTTCATTCTGCTCAAGCGATCGTGACAGCCCTTAAGGCTGGATTGGAAGAAGCTGGACTGAATCCAGATCTGCTCCAACTGATCCAAGATACGAGTCGAGCTTCTAGTCTTGCTATGATGAAGGCTAAGGGCTATCTGGACTTGCTCATTCCACGTGGTGGTGCTGGATTGATCCAAGCAGTGGTTGAAAATGCCATTGTCCCTGTGATCGAGACAGGAACTGGGATCGTCCATGTCTATGTGGACAAGGAGGCTGATTTCCAGAAAGCACTCGCCATTATTGAAAATGCTAAGACCAGTCGTCCATCCGTCTGCAATGCCATGGAGGTCTTGTTGGTGGATCGAGCGATCGCGTCTGACTTCTTGCCTTTGGTCAAAGAGCGTTTAGTGGATGCACGGGAAAGATCCGTTGAGTTGCGCCTAGATGAGCAAGCACAGGCAATCATTTCGGGGACAGCAGCACAGGAACAGGATTTTGATACCGAATTTTTAGATTATATTTTAGCAGTTAAGGTCGTTGACGGAGTGGAGCAAGCAGTGGACCACATTGAAGCTCATAGCACCCATCATTCGGATGCCATTGTGACTGAAAATCCTGAGACAGCCGCTTATTTCACCCAGCAAGTAGATTCAGCAGCCGTTTATGTCAATGCTTCTACACGCTTTACAGATGGGGGTCAATTTGGACTAGGTTGTGAAATGGGGATCTCGACCCAAAAACTCCATGGGCGTGGACCCATGGGACTCCGGGAAATGACCAGTTACAAATATATCGTCAGTGGAAATGGTCAAGTGAGGTAA
- a CDS encoding ATP-binding cassette domain-containing protein — protein sequence MLKLSHLTIRHTKDLRDLVRDLSLTIHEGEKVAIIGEEGNGKSSLLHVLMSPKSLPDYLTIEGEITTSFHSYAYIPQSLPEALKGKTLEEYFFGEDELDYATLYRLADQLHFDSDRFASDQAIGSLSGGEALKVQLLHELCRPHELLFLDEPSNDLDLKTLDWLQQMIQTSPQTILFISHHEDFLTQTADTIIHLRQIKHRKEAETIVEHLGYQDYSSQREQQFKQQTQQAANDQRTYRKTMEKHRRVRQQVETSLRNTKDSTAGRLLAKKMKSLLSQEKRYEREFQSMTSQPYDEEVINLHFPPLTPLSPKKRVLLLDQEELTIGDRVLVKDLSLTLQGQDKIGIIGSNGVGKSTFLKMIWKSLQKNESIRTAYMPQDYTERLPLTQTPVQFLQHSGDREEINTIQLHLASLNFTYSEMHHPIYELSGGQQGKLYLLQLVLTSPQFLLLDEPTRNFSPTSQPEIRRLFADYAGGLVTVSHDRTFLKEVCQKIYRLTENGLVEIESL from the coding sequence ATGCTAAAACTATCCCACCTCACCATCCGCCATACAAAAGATTTACGCGATCTGGTTCGCGATCTGTCCTTAACCATTCATGAAGGAGAAAAAGTTGCCATTATTGGCGAAGAAGGAAATGGAAAATCTTCTTTGCTTCATGTCCTCATGTCCCCAAAATCCCTACCAGATTATCTGACAATAGAAGGCGAAATCACCACTTCCTTTCACTCCTATGCCTATATTCCCCAGTCTTTGCCAGAAGCATTGAAGGGAAAAACATTGGAAGAATATTTTTTTGGAGAAGACGAGCTAGACTATGCCACCCTCTACAGACTGGCTGATCAATTGCATTTTGATAGCGACCGCTTTGCAAGCGACCAAGCTATTGGAAGTCTATCTGGAGGAGAAGCCCTCAAAGTTCAACTACTTCACGAACTTTGTCGTCCTCATGAATTACTATTTTTAGATGAACCTTCAAATGATCTGGATTTGAAAACCCTGGACTGGCTCCAGCAGATGATTCAAACAAGCCCCCAAACCATCCTATTTATTTCCCATCATGAAGATTTTTTGACGCAGACGGCGGATACGATCATCCACCTAAGACAGATCAAACACCGCAAGGAGGCTGAAACCATTGTAGAGCACTTAGGTTATCAAGACTACAGTAGCCAGAGGGAGCAACAATTCAAGCAACAGACTCAGCAAGCTGCCAATGATCAACGAACCTACCGAAAAACAATGGAGAAGCATCGTCGCGTCCGTCAGCAAGTCGAAACTTCCTTACGAAACACCAAGGATAGCACTGCCGGACGTCTCCTAGCAAAGAAAATGAAGTCCCTCCTCTCACAAGAAAAGCGCTACGAGCGGGAATTCCAATCCATGACTTCCCAACCCTATGATGAGGAAGTCATCAATCTGCATTTCCCTCCCCTCACTCCCTTGTCTCCTAAAAAACGAGTCCTTCTCTTAGATCAGGAAGAGCTCACAATTGGTGATCGGGTCCTGGTCAAGGACCTCTCCCTTACTCTTCAAGGGCAGGACAAGATAGGAATTATCGGTTCCAACGGTGTGGGGAAATCCACTTTCCTAAAAATGATATGGAAAAGTCTACAGAAGAATGAAAGTATCCGCACTGCCTATATGCCTCAAGATTACACTGAACGCCTCCCTCTGACTCAGACACCCGTTCAATTCTTACAGCATTCAGGCGATCGTGAAGAAATCAACACCATTCAATTGCATTTAGCCTCCCTCAACTTTACCTATTCTGAAATGCACCATCCGATCTATGAACTTTCTGGTGGCCAGCAAGGAAAACTCTATCTCCTTCAACTAGTGCTCACAAGTCCCCAGTTTCTGCTCTTGGACGAGCCTACTCGCAATTTTTCCCCCACTTCCCAACCAGAAATTCGACGCCTTTTCGCAGACTACGCAGGCGGACTAGTCACGGTCTCTCACGACCGGACCTTCCTCAAAGAAGTCTGCCAAAAAATCTATCGTCTGACAGAAAATGGTTTGGTTGAAATAGAGTCGCTCTAA
- the proB gene encoding glutamate 5-kinase, giving the protein MKAKRIVFKVGTSSLTNPDGSLSRQKVKVITQQLALLHESGHELILVSSGAVAAGFGALGFKKRPTKVADKQASAAVGQGLLMEEYTANLLLRNIVSAQILLTQDDFADQRRYKNAHQALSVLLNRGAIPIINENDTVSIAELKVGDNDTLSAQVAAMVQADLLVLLTDVDGLYTANPSQDPTAKRLERIEHISREMIEMAGGAGSSNGTGGMLTKLKAATLATESGVPVYICSSLKSDALIEAAEEQADGSYFLAEDKGLKTQKQWLAFYAESKGAVWVDAGAAQALLDHGKSLLISGVTKAEGDFSYHDIVSVYHQESGQLLGKGKVRLGQSAVRDMLQSKKAKGILIHRDDWISVTPEIDLLFTEF; this is encoded by the coding sequence ATGAAAGCAAAAAGAATCGTCTTTAAAGTAGGGACCTCGTCTTTGACCAATCCAGACGGGAGCCTCTCTAGACAGAAGGTCAAGGTCATTACGCAGCAGTTGGCTCTCTTACATGAATCAGGTCATGAGTTGATCTTGGTCTCATCAGGGGCTGTCGCTGCTGGATTTGGTGCCCTAGGTTTTAAGAAACGGCCGACCAAGGTGGCAGACAAGCAAGCTTCTGCGGCAGTTGGACAAGGCTTACTGATGGAAGAATACACAGCTAACCTGCTCTTACGCAACATTGTTTCTGCGCAGATTTTGTTGACCCAAGATGACTTTGCGGATCAGCGTCGCTATAAGAATGCCCACCAGGCCCTTTCTGTCTTGCTCAATCGTGGGGCCATCCCGATTATCAATGAAAACGATACGGTCTCGATTGCCGAGTTAAAAGTAGGAGACAATGATACCTTAAGTGCGCAGGTTGCAGCCATGGTTCAAGCTGATCTTTTGGTGCTTTTAACGGATGTCGATGGCCTCTATACAGCCAATCCTTCTCAGGATCCAACAGCTAAGCGCTTGGAGCGGATCGAACACATTTCTCGCGAGATGATCGAGATGGCTGGTGGTGCTGGCAGTAGCAACGGAACTGGTGGAATGCTGACCAAACTCAAGGCAGCGACCCTTGCGACCGAGTCAGGGGTTCCTGTCTATATTTGCTCGTCTCTTAAGTCTGATGCTTTGATTGAAGCAGCAGAAGAGCAAGCGGATGGCAGTTACTTCCTTGCAGAGGATAAGGGCTTAAAAACCCAGAAGCAATGGCTAGCCTTTTATGCAGAAAGCAAAGGTGCCGTTTGGGTGGATGCTGGAGCAGCGCAAGCCCTGTTGGATCATGGAAAGAGTCTATTGATTTCTGGTGTGACCAAGGCAGAAGGGGATTTCTCTTACCACGACATCGTCAGCGTCTATCATCAAGAATCAGGACAATTGCTAGGAAAAGGCAAGGTCCGTCTCGGTCAATCAGCCGTGCGTGATATGCTCCAGTCTAAAAAAGCCAAGGGAATCCTTATTCACCGGGATGACTGGATCTCGGTAACTCCTGAGATTGACCTACTCTTTACAGAATTCTAG
- the hemW gene encoding radical SAM family heme chaperone HemW, producing the protein MHTKPTSAYVHIPFCTQICFYCDFSKVFIKNQPVDAYLDHLIQEFRREEITHLRTLYIGGGTPTALSADQLAYLLKELTKSLDLSQMEELTIEANPGDLDPDKIAVLKDSPVNRVSLGVQTFDNRLLKKIGRSHQEQDIYDNIDRLKLAGFDNISIDLIYALPTQTMDQVKENVAKARTLDIPHMSLYSLILENHTVFMNRMRRGKLPLPKEELEAEMFEYIIQELERAGFEHYEISNFSKPGFESRHNLMYWDNAEYYGLGAGASGYVDGIRYKNHGPIRHYMQAVEEGNARVQEEHLTQTEMMEEEMFLGLRKKTGVSKKRFEEKFGVNFDQQYGSVVEELTQQGLLVPDKDIVRMTKKGLFLADTVAEKFILE; encoded by the coding sequence ATGCATACAAAACCAACGTCCGCTTATGTCCACATCCCATTTTGTACCCAGATTTGTTTTTATTGTGATTTTTCGAAGGTCTTTATTAAGAACCAACCAGTCGATGCTTATTTGGATCATTTGATCCAAGAATTTCGTCGGGAAGAAATCACACACTTACGGACTCTCTATATTGGGGGTGGGACACCGACAGCCTTATCTGCAGATCAGCTAGCCTATCTGCTCAAGGAACTGACCAAGTCGCTTGATCTGTCTCAGATGGAAGAGCTGACGATCGAGGCCAATCCTGGTGATTTGGATCCGGATAAGATTGCGGTCTTGAAGGATTCGCCAGTTAATCGGGTTTCATTGGGCGTGCAGACCTTTGATAATCGCTTGCTCAAGAAGATTGGTCGAAGTCACCAAGAGCAGGACATTTATGACAATATCGACCGTCTGAAGCTGGCTGGTTTTGACAATATTTCGATCGACCTCATCTATGCGCTTCCGACACAAACCATGGACCAGGTCAAAGAGAATGTTGCTAAGGCTCGTACCCTTGACATTCCCCACATGAGTCTTTATAGCTTGATTCTGGAGAATCACACAGTCTTTATGAATCGCATGAGACGGGGCAAGCTTCCTCTACCAAAAGAGGAGTTGGAAGCAGAGATGTTTGAATACATTATTCAGGAGTTGGAGCGAGCGGGCTTTGAGCATTACGAAATTTCTAATTTCTCCAAGCCTGGTTTTGAAAGTCGACACAATCTCATGTATTGGGACAATGCTGAGTATTATGGTCTGGGAGCTGGAGCATCCGGCTATGTCGATGGGATTCGCTACAAGAATCATGGCCCCATTCGTCACTATATGCAAGCTGTCGAAGAGGGAAATGCGCGTGTCCAAGAAGAGCATCTGACTCAGACAGAAATGATGGAAGAAGAGATGTTTCTAGGACTACGTAAGAAAACAGGCGTTTCCAAGAAGCGTTTTGAAGAAAAATTTGGTGTGAATTTTGACCAACAATATGGATCAGTGGTTGAGGAATTGACCCAGCAGGGCCTGTTGGTCCCTGACAAGGACATTGTACGAATGACCAAGAAAGGTCTCTTTTTAGCAGACACTGTAGCAGAGAAGTTTATTTTGGAGTAG
- a CDS encoding TIGR01457 family HAD-type hydrolase, with amino-acid sequence MHYKGYLIDLDGTIYKGKSRIPAGEAFVHELQAREIPYLFVTNNTTRTPETVRDMLATHFNIETPVSTIYTATLATIDYMNDQNLGKKVYVIGEAGLKDAIEEAGYIIDEEAPDYVVIGLDWQVDYEKFAKATLAIQKGAHFIGTNPDLNIPTERGLLPGAGSLIALVEAATRVKPVIIGKPKAIIMDKAIEHLGLEREEVVMVGDNYLTDIRAGIDNGIPTLLVTTGFTKPEEVSTLPIAPTHVVASLAEWDFDA; translated from the coding sequence ATGCACTACAAGGGCTATTTAATTGATTTGGATGGCACCATTTACAAAGGAAAATCACGAATTCCAGCAGGAGAAGCTTTTGTTCATGAATTACAGGCGCGTGAAATTCCCTATCTCTTTGTCACCAATAACACAACCCGCACACCAGAGACTGTTCGGGATATGCTGGCGACTCACTTCAATATTGAAACCCCAGTGTCGACCATCTATACAGCTACCCTTGCGACCATTGACTACATGAACGACCAAAACTTGGGCAAAAAGGTCTATGTGATTGGAGAAGCGGGGCTCAAAGATGCTATTGAAGAAGCTGGCTATATTATCGATGAAGAAGCACCTGATTATGTGGTGATTGGCCTCGATTGGCAAGTGGATTATGAGAAATTTGCTAAAGCAACCTTGGCGATTCAAAAGGGAGCGCACTTTATAGGGACCAACCCTGACCTTAATATCCCAACGGAGCGTGGCTTGCTGCCAGGTGCAGGATCCCTGATTGCCCTTGTCGAAGCAGCGACACGGGTCAAGCCAGTGATCATTGGCAAACCAAAGGCCATCATTATGGATAAGGCCATTGAACACTTGGGGCTTGAAAGAGAAGAAGTGGTTATGGTCGGGGACAATTATTTAACAGATATTCGTGCAGGTATTGACAATGGGATTCCAACCCTTTTGGTGACGACAGGTTTTACCAAACCAGAAGAAGTGTCAACCTTACCAATCGCACCGACACATGTTGTTGCCAGTCTAGCGGAGTGGGATTTTGATGCTTAA